The genomic stretch CAGAGCTGCGCCATCATGGCGACCTCCTTGGCCCGGTCGAGCTGGTCGCGGGAGAGGTTGAGCAGCGCCACCACGTGCGGATCGGTCGCCTCGATCACCTGCGCGAGGTAGTGCTCGTCGACCTCCAGCACGGCGTACGGGGTGCTGCCCGCCTTGGCCAGGGCGGAGGTGTGCCCGGTCGGCATGTTGGCGCCGAAGGAGTTGGTGGCAACCCGGCCGAGCACGCCGACGGCGGCGGCGGCCAGCCGGGTGGTGGTGGTCTTGCCGTTGGTGCCCGAGATCAGCGCGATGGCCCGCCCGGCGGAGAGGTGCGCCAGCAGGTCGGGGTCGATCTTGAGGCCGATCCAGCCACCGATCACCGAGCCGTCGCCACGGCCCGCAGCCCGCGACAGGGCCGCGGCGGTCCGTGACACGGAGCTGGCCACCTTCGCCCGCAGGGGCATCTTCGCGTCCGTCACGCGAGCGAGGTTACCGGACCAGACGGCCCGTCAGATCGCCGCCGACGGTGTTCCGTTCTGTCCACTTCGTCGGTGGACGGGGCGGCGGGTGTCCGGCCCGGCCCGAGTCGATCTATGTCGGATAGCGGACCGCCTCCGGCGCCCCGCCGCCCTCCACTCTGCCCCACCCCGGCTGACGTGCGGTTTTGTGGCTCGGAACGGCGCGCCACGCGGTCGATTCTGGTTGCGGGTGGAGGGAAGTGGAGTAGAGTGGGGCGCATTGGTGGGGCCGGGAGGGGCCCACCGGCCCGGGGGGTCAACGGTGCGCGAACGCCGTTAAAGGGCGAGGGGGTTGGGCCGATGTTTCTCGGCACCCACACTCCGCGCCTGGACGACAAAGGCCGGTTGATCCTTCCGGCGAAGTTCCGGGATGAGCTGGCGGGGGGTGTCGTGATCACCAAAGGGCAGGAGCGCTGCCTCTACGTCTTTCCGACGCCTGAGTTCCAGCACATCGCGGAGCAGTTGCGCGCGCAGCCGATGACGCACAAGGCGGCCCGGGCCTACAGCCGGGTCTTCTTTGCCAGCGCGCACGACGAAGTGCCCGACAAGCAGGGCCGGGTCACCATCCCGGCACACCTGCGCAGCTACGCGGGGCTTGACCGGGACCTGGTGGTCATCGGCGCGAGTACCCGGGTGGAGATCTGGGACAAGGTCGCCTGGGAGACCTACCTCGCCGAGAGCGAAGACGACTTCGCCGACATCGAGGAGGGGGTGTTGCCAGGCGGTCTGTAGGGCGTGGCGACGCCCGACGTACTGCGAGATCTCCAGCCGCTTTCGAGTTCCTGGCATCCCTTCCCCGATGCCAGGCGCACGATCCACACGCAGGGCCGTGGCCCGGCGGACGGATCGAGAGCGGATGGGGATCTGGCGGTACGACGGCACGGCGTCGTCCGACGAGCAGGACGCAGGAACGAGACCGGTTCAACCAGTGGGGGTCGACATGGGGGAGCTACGCGGCACGCACGTGCCGGTGCTGCTTGAGCGGTGTCTTGAGCTGCTCGCCCCCGCGCTGGGTCGAGGCGGGCGTACGGTCCACGTCGACGCGACGCTCGGCCTGGCCGGGCACGCCGAAGCGGTGTTGCAGGCGCATCCGGAGACGATCCTGGTGGGCCTGGACCGGGACACCGAGGCCCTCGCTCACGCCCGGGTACGGCTGGCCCGGTTCACCGATCGTGTCCATCTGGAACACGCGGTCTACGACGAGTTGCCCGAGGTGCTGGACCGGCTGGGCTACTCGTCCGTGGACGGTGTGCTGTTCGACCTCGGTGTCTCCTCGCTGCAACTCGACGCGCCCGACCGCGGGTTCGCGTACGCACAGGACGCGCCGCTGGACATGCGGATGGACCAGACCCGGGGGGTGACCGCCGAAGAGGTGGTCAACACCTACTCGCATCCGGATCTGGCCCGGGTGCTGCGGGTGTACGGCGAGGAGAAGTTCGCCGGCCGGATCGCCTCGGCGATCATCCGGGAACGGGAGCGGGCCCGGATCACCTCGTCGGCGCGACTGGCCGAGTTGGTGCGGGAGTCGATCCCGGCGCCGGCCCGGCGAACCGGGGGACACCCGGCAAAGAGAACGTTTCAGGCTTTACGGATCGAGGTAAACAGAGAACTGGCAGCGCTGGAGACGGCGCTGCCGGCCGCTCTGGACACGCTTTCCGTCGGCGGTCGCATGGTGGTCCTGTCCTACCACTCGTTGGAGGACAGGCTTACCAAGCAGGCGCTCGCCGACCGGGTCCGCAGTACGGGCCCGGTCGACCTCCCGGTCGAACTGCCCGGGTCGGAGCCGACGTTCCGGCTACTCAGCCGGGGCGCGGAGCTGCCCGGGGAGAGGGAGGTCGCCGCCAACCCGCGCGCCGCATCGGTGCGGCTGCGGGCGGCGGAACGGATCGACCCGCAGGCCCGGCACCAGGGGCGTACCGACCGCGAACGGTACCGGCGCCGGGTCAAGGCGATGCACCAACCGGGGACAGGGTCGACCGCGGAAGCCCGAAGGGGACCGCGGCGGACGCCGGGGGAAACGGACGAAGAGGGGGAGGGAATATGAATGTGAGCAAGCGCCGGGACGTCGCCGGCGTCGGGCAGCGCACACCGCGGTCGGGGGGCCGGATCGCGGCGGAGCGGACCCGAGCGGCCGGGAACGACACCCGGCGGCAGGATCGGGTGAGCCGGCTGGACGACACTCGCGCCCGGGGGGCGCGCGAGTTTCCCGTCCAGGGCAGCGCCGCACTGCGTCCGGTGGAGCGGGCCACGGCCGGCAAGCCGGAGCGGACCGAGTCGCCGCGGCTGCGGGTCGCCCCGCCGCCGCCGGTGCGGGTGCCCCGGGCGCCGTTCGCGGCGCTCGTGGTGGTGCTCGTCGTCGGCGGGGTACTCGGCATCCTGGCCGTCAACACGAAGATCAACGAGAACGCGTTCCGGCTCGACGAACTCCAGCAGGAGCAGGCCAAGCTCAATGTGGAGCAGCAGCAGCTGACCAAGCAGATCGCCGAGTCGGAGTCGCCGGGCAATCTGACCGCCCAGGCCCGCCGCCTGGGACTGGTCGAGTCGGGTGAGCTGGCGTACATCCGGCTGCCGGACGGCAAGATCATCGGTGTGCCGCAGCCGGCCGGCGGGCAGGTGTCGATCACCAGCCAGCAGAGCTCGGAGGGGTAGGCCGTGCCCTCAAGATCAGACGAACCGCGCCGGGACGCCACAGGCTCCCGGCGCGGTTCTTCCCGCAATGGGGGCGTGTCGGGCGAGCGCGGTGCTGAGCCGGGTATCGGCGGCATCTCCGACGCCCGCGCGTACACCCCCCGAGGTCGCACCGTCCGCGACGGCGGCGGTCGGGCCGAGCAGCGGCGCGATCCGCGTACCAGCCGGACCCAGGACCCGTTCCGGCCGGCGTTGCAGGTACTCGACGGTGGACGGTCCGCCGCCACCCGGACCGGGGCCCGCTCGGGTGCCGCAGCCCGGCGGGAGTCCACCGCCGGCCGGACCACCGTGGTCCGTACCGTCACCGACCGCACCTCACGGGATGCGGCGCCGGCCGCGACGCCCCGGCGTCGCGTCGGCGGCCGGGAGCCGCGCCGGGGCGACCGCCCGGCCGCGCGCCGGCCGTCCCGCAAGACGCCGCGTCCGCCCCGGCTCGCCGACCCCGGCCGCCGACTGCGGTTGGGCACCGCACTGGCGCTGGCCCTCTTCGTCGCCATCGGCGTGCGGCTCGTCGTGCTCCAGGCAGTCGACACTCCGGCGTACGCCGACGGCGGCCTGGCCGAGCGGCTGCGGACCGTGCCGTTGCCCGCGCCGCGCGGGGCGATCCTGGACCGGGACGGCGCCGCCCTGGCACACAGCGTCGAGGCGCGGTACGTGTACGCCGATCCGACCCGGATCAAGGACATCGCGGCGACCGCGCAGACGCTCTCCCCGCTTCTCGGCCTGCCGGCCTCGGAACTGGCCGAGAAGATGCAGCCCCGCAAGCGGATCAACGGCGACGACTCGCAGTTCGAGTACCTGGCGCGCGGGGTCACCGTGGCCCGGGCGCGGGAGATCATGGAGCTGGGGCTGCCCGGCATCGCCGCCGGCCGGGACGAGCGGCGTGAGGTCCCCGGCGGCGACCTGGCCGCCAACCTGATCGGTTTCACCAGCCTGGACATGGTCGGGTTGGAGGGCCTGGAGGCGCGCTACGACGACCTGCTGCACGGCGAGGACGGTCAGCGTGTCTTCGAGATCGGCCTGGGCGCCCTGGCCGCGCCCATCCCCGGCGGCTACAGCCGCACCACCAAGGCCAAGCCGGGCAGCTCGATCGTGCTCACCATCGACCGGGACCTGCAGTACACGGTGCAGCGGATCCTCAGCGAGCGGATGGCGGCGGTGCAGGGCAGCACGGGTGCCGCAGTGGTAGTGGACGCGCGTACCGGTGAGGTGCTGGCCCAGGCCAGCCATCCCACCTACAACGCGGCGAAACCACAGGCGAGTGACCCCACCGACCGGGAGGACGCGGCCACCAGTTTCGTCGTCGACCCGGGTTCGGTGCACAAGGCGATCACGTTCGGGGCGGCGTTACAGGAAGGCGTGATCACCCCGGACACCGTCTTCCCGGTCGCCAACGGAATCCGCAAGGGCGACACCTGGTTCCGGGACACGTTCCCGGCGAACGGGAAGCGGATGAGCGTGGCCGGGATGATGGCCCACTCGTCCAACGTCGGCACCATCCAGATCGCCGACCAGGTCGGCCCGGAGCGGCTGCTCGACTACCAGCAGCGGTTCGGGCTCGGCAAGCCGACCGGTGTCGGGATGCCCGGCGAGGCGAGCGGTCGACTGCTGCCGGTACCGGAGTGGAGCGAGTCGTCGCACGGCTCGGTGCCGATCGGGCACAGCGTGGACGCCACCCCGTTGCAGATGGCCGCCGTGTACGCCGCCATCGCCAACGACGGCACGTACGTGCAGCCGAGGCTGGTCAAGGCGACGATCGGGCCGGACGGGACGCGGACCCCGGCCGAGGAGCCGGTGACCCGCCAGGTGCTCAGCCCGGACAACGCCGCCGCGCTGCGGACGATGATGGAGGCGGTCACCACGGTGGACAACGCCACCGGACTGGCGGCGGCGGTGCCCGGATACCGGGTGGCGGGCAAGACCGGCACCGGGTGGCGCCTGGTCGAGGGCAAGAAACAGCCCGGCGAGGTCGCCTCGTTCATCGGGATGGCGCCGGCGGACGACCCGAAGTACGTGATCGCGGTGTTCGTGCACAGCCCGAGTGGCGGCGGTGGCCAGGTCTCGGCGCCGGCGTTCAAGGAAATGATGACCTTCGCGCTGCGGCATTTTCGGGTGCCACCGTCGAGCGATCCGGCGCCGAAGTTCACCGTATTCCCGTAACTGTCATCGGCGTCATTCCTCGGGTCACCGGACACATCATCGCCTGACCCGAGGAATTGACGTACGCACATTCGCCGCAGTGTCTTTCGGGCGAATCCCGGGACGTCGCCCCCGACACCCGGCCACCGCAGAGCGCCCCGGCGTGCCGCCCGGGTGTGTGCGGTGCCGCGCCCACCCGCAGCCACCTGCGGTTCGACTCCGTGCGGCGGAGATTCAGGCGCGCCGTGCGGCCGGGACCGGGCGACCGGGTAGGGTCTGACGCCGTGCGCGGCAATCCTCGTCCCCGTACCGTGACCGGAATCCGGCTCGGTGACCTAGCCGCCCGGCTCGCCGTGGCGCCCTCTACCAGCGTCGATCCGCCTGTGACCGGGGTGACCCATGCCAGCGGGGAGGTTCGACCCGGCGACCTGTACGCGGCCCTGCCCGGCGCGCGCCGGCACGGCGCGGAGTTCGCCGCCGGTGCGGCGCAGGCCGGTGCGGTCGCCGTGCTGACCGACCCGGCCGGTGCCGAGTCGGCCGCCGGCACCGGGCTGCCGGTCCTGGTGGTCGACGACCCACGTGCGGCGCTCGGCCCGGTCGCCTCGACGGTCTACGGCGACCCGACCGCGCACCTGCTGATGATCGGGGTGACCGGCACCGCCGGGAAGACCTCCACCGCCTACCTCGTCGAGTCCGGGTTGCGCGCCGCCGGCCACACCACCGGCCTGATCGGCACCGTCGAGACGCGCCTGGGCGACCTCGTCGTGGACAGCGTGCGGACCACGCCGGAGGCCACCGACCTGCACGCGATGCTCGCCGCCGCCCGCGAGCGGGGCGTCACCGCGGTGGTCATGGAGGTCTCCAGCCATGCCCTGGCGATGGGCCGGGTCGGCGGGGTGCGGTTCAGCGTGGGCGGCTGGACCAACTTCGGCTCCGACCACCTGGACTTCCACGCCGACGCGGAGGACTACTTCGCGGCCAAGGCGCGCCTGTTCGACGGCCGCTGCGCTGTCGAGGTGCTCAACCGCGACGACCCGGCGCTGGAACCCCTCTTCACGCCGGCCACCGTCAGCTACTCGGCGGCCGGCGACCCGGCCGCCACCTGGTGGGCCGGCAAGGTCGACGGCGACGGGTACGCCCAGCGCTTCACCGTGCACGGCCCGGACGGCTTGACGCTGCCCGCCGGGGTGGCGCTGCCCGGCCGGCACAACGTGGCGAACGCCCTGCTGGCCGTCGCCGCCCTGGTCGCTGCCGGTGTCGACCCGGCGACCGCCGCCGAGGGGGTGGCCGCCTGCGGTGGCGTACCCGGGCGCCTGGAGTCGGTGGGCGTGGCCGGCGGGGTACGCGGGGTGGTCGACTACGCGCACAAGACCGACGCCGTGGTGGCCGCGCTGGCCGCACTGCGCGAACTCAGCGCCGGCCGGCTGATCTGTGTGATCGGTGCGGGCGGCGACCGGGACCGGGGCAAACGGCCCCTGATGGGCGCCGCTGCCGCGGAGGGAGCCGACGTGGTCGTGGTGACCGACGACAACCCGCGTACCGAGGAGCCGTCGGCGATCCGCGCCGAGGTGCTCGCCGGCGCCTATCAGGCCGGCACGGCGGCCCGGATCATCGAGGTGGCCGGGCGGCGCGTGGCGATCGACGAGGCGGTCCGGATGGCCGCACCGCAGGACGTGGTGGCGCTGCTGGGCAAGGGCCACGAGCGTGGCCAGGAGATCGCCGGCGAGACGTACCCGTTCGACGACCGGACGGAACTCGCCGACGCGCTGCGGGCCCGCTTCGGTGACCTGGAGGATCAGCGGTGATCGCGCTCAGCCTGGCCGAGGTCGCCTCAGCCGCCGACGGGCGGCTGGTCGCCGCCGACCCGGCCGCACGGGTCACCGGCAGCGTCGAGTTCGACTCGCGCAAGGTGACCGCCGGTGGGCTGTTCGTCGCGTTCGACGGCGAGAAGGTCGACGGGCACGACTACGCGGCGGCGGCCGTGGCCGACGGTGCGGTGGCGGTGCTGGGCACCCGCGAGGTGCCCGGAGTGCCAATGGTCCTGGTCGCCGACGCGTTGACCGCGATGGGCCGGCTGGCCCGGGCGGTGGTGGACCGGCTGCCCGAGCTGACCGTGATCGGGCTGACCGGTTCCTCCGGCAAGACCACCACCAAGGACCTGATCGCCCAGCTCACCGCCCGCCTCGGCGAGACGGTGGCCCCGCCCGGCTCGTTCAACAACGAGCTGGGGCACCCGTACACGGCGTTGCAGGCCGGACCGGTCACACGCTTCCTGGTGATGGAGAAGGGCGCGCGGGGCATCGGTCACGTGCGCTACCTCTGCGAGGTGGCACCGCCGCGCATCTCCGTGGTGCTCAACGTCGGGGTGTCGCACATCGGCGAGTTCGGCTCCCAGGAGAACATCGCGGTGGCCAAGGGCGAACTGGTGGAGGCGCTGCCGGCGGACGGCCTGGCGGTGCTCAACGCCGACGACCCGCTGGTCGACGCGATGGCGACCCGGACGGTGGCCCGGGTGATCCGCCACGGCGAGGCGGCGCACGCCGACATCCGGGCCGAGGACGTGACGCTGGACGAGCGCGGGCGGCCGGCGTACACCCTGGTGACGCCGGAGGGCAGCGCGCCGGTGCGGCTCGGGCTCACCGGACGCCACCAGGTCTCCAACAGCCTGGCCGCCGCGGCGGTGGCCCGGGAACTGGGCATGCCGCTGACCGAGCTGGCCGTCGCGCTGGGCGCGCTCGGGCTGGTCTCGACCCGTCGGATGGACGTCTTCGAACGCACCGACGGGGTGACCGTGATCGACGACTCGTACAACGCCAATCCGGCGTCGATGGCGGTGGCGCTGCGTGCGCTCGCCGGCATCGGCAGCGGGAGGCGTACCGTCGCGGTGCTCGGCTACATGGCCGAACTGGGTGACTTCGAGACGCAGGGGCACGCCGACATGGGCCGTCTCGCGGCCGAGCTGGGCGTCGCCCGGCTGCTGGTGGTCGGCCAGGCCGCGGCGCCGATTCACCACGGGGCGACATCGGTAGGTGACTGGGGAGGAGAGTCGGTGCTGCTCACCGATCAGGCAGCGGCCGTCGAGGTGCTGCGCAGCGAGCTACGGCCGGGCGACGTCGTCCTGGTGAAGGGCTCCCGGTACCGGACCTGGGAGGTGGCCGACGCGCTGCGCGTCGATGCGGCCGCAGACGGCGAGGGTGACGCTTCGTGAGAGCGGTCATCGTGGCCATCGGGGTGGCCTTCCTCGTCTCGCTGTTCTGCACCCCGATCGCGATCAAGGTGTTCACCCGACTGAAGGCCGGTCAGCCGATCCGGGCCGAGGGCCCGCAGATGCACCAGGGCAAGAAAGGCACCCCGACGATGGGCGGGGTGGTGTTCATCCTGGCCACCGTGATCGCGTACGTGGCCGGCCACCTGGCCCTGACCACCCTGCCGGACGCGCAGATCGCCCAGGTCGAGCCGACCATCACCGCGTTGGTGCTGCTCGGTCTGATGGTCTTCTCCGGCGCGGTGGGTTTCGTCGACGACTTCCTCAAGGTGCGCAAGCGGCACAGCGGCGGGCTGAGCGCCCGGGGCAAGCTGCTCGGCCAGATCCTCGTCGGTGCGGTGTTCGGGGTCGTCGCGCTCTACTTCCCGTCCACGATGACCGATTCCAGCGGCGAGGTGACCAACACCGAGACGGTCGGCAGCACCACGCTCAGCTTCATCCGGGACATCCCGGCGCTGGACGTGACCAAGATCGGCGCGGTGATCATCTTCATCTTCGTGGTGATGGCGGCGACCAACGGCGTCAACCTCACCGACGGCCTCGACGGCCTGGCCACCGGCGCCTCGGTGATGGTGCTCGGCGCGTACGCGGTGATCGCGTTCTGGCAGTACCGGCACTGGTGCGCCGACCCGTCGTACACCGCCAACCCGAACAACTACTGCTACGCGGTCCGGGATCCGCTGGAGATCGCGTTGATCGCCGGCGCCGCCGCCGGCGCCTGCGTCGGCTTCCTCTGGTGGAACACCTCACCGGCCCGGATCTTCATGGGGGACACCGGGGCGCTCGGCCTGGGCGGCCTGATCGCCGGCATGGCGATGTCCACCCGGACGGTGCTGCTGCTCCCGATCATCGGTGGCCTGTTTGTGATCATCACGATGTCCGTGGTGATCCAGATCATCTCCTTCAAGACCACGGGCAAGCGGGTGTTCCGGATGTCGCCGCTGCAACACCACTTCGAGCTCGCCGGCTGGAGCGAGGTCAACATCGTGGTCCGGTTCTGGATCATCGCCGGCATAGGCGTGGCCATCGCCCTCGGCCTCTTCTACAGCGACTTCCTGGCCAACATG from Micromonospora craniellae encodes the following:
- the mraZ gene encoding division/cell wall cluster transcriptional repressor MraZ, with the translated sequence MFLGTHTPRLDDKGRLILPAKFRDELAGGVVITKGQERCLYVFPTPEFQHIAEQLRAQPMTHKAARAYSRVFFASAHDEVPDKQGRVTIPAHLRSYAGLDRDLVVIGASTRVEIWDKVAWETYLAESEDDFADIEEGVLPGGL
- the rsmH gene encoding 16S rRNA (cytosine(1402)-N(4))-methyltransferase RsmH, whose translation is MGELRGTHVPVLLERCLELLAPALGRGGRTVHVDATLGLAGHAEAVLQAHPETILVGLDRDTEALAHARVRLARFTDRVHLEHAVYDELPEVLDRLGYSSVDGVLFDLGVSSLQLDAPDRGFAYAQDAPLDMRMDQTRGVTAEEVVNTYSHPDLARVLRVYGEEKFAGRIASAIIRERERARITSSARLAELVRESIPAPARRTGGHPAKRTFQALRIEVNRELAALETALPAALDTLSVGGRMVVLSYHSLEDRLTKQALADRVRSTGPVDLPVELPGSEPTFRLLSRGAELPGEREVAANPRAASVRLRAAERIDPQARHQGRTDRERYRRRVKAMHQPGTGSTAEARRGPRRTPGETDEEGEGI
- a CDS encoding septum formation initiator family protein, coding for MNVSKRRDVAGVGQRTPRSGGRIAAERTRAAGNDTRRQDRVSRLDDTRARGAREFPVQGSAALRPVERATAGKPERTESPRLRVAPPPPVRVPRAPFAALVVVLVVGGVLGILAVNTKINENAFRLDELQQEQAKLNVEQQQLTKQIAESESPGNLTAQARRLGLVESGELAYIRLPDGKIIGVPQPAGGQVSITSQQSSEG
- a CDS encoding peptidoglycan D,D-transpeptidase FtsI family protein; the encoded protein is MPSRSDEPRRDATGSRRGSSRNGGVSGERGAEPGIGGISDARAYTPRGRTVRDGGGRAEQRRDPRTSRTQDPFRPALQVLDGGRSAATRTGARSGAAARRESTAGRTTVVRTVTDRTSRDAAPAATPRRRVGGREPRRGDRPAARRPSRKTPRPPRLADPGRRLRLGTALALALFVAIGVRLVVLQAVDTPAYADGGLAERLRTVPLPAPRGAILDRDGAALAHSVEARYVYADPTRIKDIAATAQTLSPLLGLPASELAEKMQPRKRINGDDSQFEYLARGVTVARAREIMELGLPGIAAGRDERREVPGGDLAANLIGFTSLDMVGLEGLEARYDDLLHGEDGQRVFEIGLGALAAPIPGGYSRTTKAKPGSSIVLTIDRDLQYTVQRILSERMAAVQGSTGAAVVVDARTGEVLAQASHPTYNAAKPQASDPTDREDAATSFVVDPGSVHKAITFGAALQEGVITPDTVFPVANGIRKGDTWFRDTFPANGKRMSVAGMMAHSSNVGTIQIADQVGPERLLDYQQRFGLGKPTGVGMPGEASGRLLPVPEWSESSHGSVPIGHSVDATPLQMAAVYAAIANDGTYVQPRLVKATIGPDGTRTPAEEPVTRQVLSPDNAAALRTMMEAVTTVDNATGLAAAVPGYRVAGKTGTGWRLVEGKKQPGEVASFIGMAPADDPKYVIAVFVHSPSGGGGQVSAPAFKEMMTFALRHFRVPPSSDPAPKFTVFP
- a CDS encoding UDP-N-acetylmuramoyl-L-alanyl-D-glutamate--2,6-diaminopimelate ligase, whose translation is MRPGPGDRVGSDAVRGNPRPRTVTGIRLGDLAARLAVAPSTSVDPPVTGVTHASGEVRPGDLYAALPGARRHGAEFAAGAAQAGAVAVLTDPAGAESAAGTGLPVLVVDDPRAALGPVASTVYGDPTAHLLMIGVTGTAGKTSTAYLVESGLRAAGHTTGLIGTVETRLGDLVVDSVRTTPEATDLHAMLAAARERGVTAVVMEVSSHALAMGRVGGVRFSVGGWTNFGSDHLDFHADAEDYFAAKARLFDGRCAVEVLNRDDPALEPLFTPATVSYSAAGDPAATWWAGKVDGDGYAQRFTVHGPDGLTLPAGVALPGRHNVANALLAVAALVAAGVDPATAAEGVAACGGVPGRLESVGVAGGVRGVVDYAHKTDAVVAALAALRELSAGRLICVIGAGGDRDRGKRPLMGAAAAEGADVVVVTDDNPRTEEPSAIRAEVLAGAYQAGTAARIIEVAGRRVAIDEAVRMAAPQDVVALLGKGHERGQEIAGETYPFDDRTELADALRARFGDLEDQR
- a CDS encoding UDP-N-acetylmuramoyl-tripeptide--D-alanyl-D-alanine ligase encodes the protein MIALSLAEVASAADGRLVAADPAARVTGSVEFDSRKVTAGGLFVAFDGEKVDGHDYAAAAVADGAVAVLGTREVPGVPMVLVADALTAMGRLARAVVDRLPELTVIGLTGSSGKTTTKDLIAQLTARLGETVAPPGSFNNELGHPYTALQAGPVTRFLVMEKGARGIGHVRYLCEVAPPRISVVLNVGVSHIGEFGSQENIAVAKGELVEALPADGLAVLNADDPLVDAMATRTVARVIRHGEAAHADIRAEDVTLDERGRPAYTLVTPEGSAPVRLGLTGRHQVSNSLAAAAVARELGMPLTELAVALGALGLVSTRRMDVFERTDGVTVIDDSYNANPASMAVALRALAGIGSGRRTVAVLGYMAELGDFETQGHADMGRLAAELGVARLLVVGQAAAPIHHGATSVGDWGGESVLLTDQAAAVEVLRSELRPGDVVLVKGSRYRTWEVADALRVDAAADGEGDAS
- the mraY gene encoding phospho-N-acetylmuramoyl-pentapeptide-transferase encodes the protein MRAVIVAIGVAFLVSLFCTPIAIKVFTRLKAGQPIRAEGPQMHQGKKGTPTMGGVVFILATVIAYVAGHLALTTLPDAQIAQVEPTITALVLLGLMVFSGAVGFVDDFLKVRKRHSGGLSARGKLLGQILVGAVFGVVALYFPSTMTDSSGEVTNTETVGSTTLSFIRDIPALDVTKIGAVIIFIFVVMAATNGVNLTDGLDGLATGASVMVLGAYAVIAFWQYRHWCADPSYTANPNNYCYAVRDPLEIALIAGAAAGACVGFLWWNTSPARIFMGDTGALGLGGLIAGMAMSTRTVLLLPIIGGLFVIITMSVVIQIISFKTTGKRVFRMSPLQHHFELAGWSEVNIVVRFWIIAGIGVAIALGLFYSDFLANMG